The following coding sequences lie in one Cyanobacterium sp. Dongsha4 genomic window:
- the pgeF gene encoding peptidoglycan editing factor PgeF translates to MTNSSMWQWRETEKGRFLTCDLLRNWQHGFFTCHFQGDSPNILVSYLNPNASVYRLKQIHSDILFSTATLDSHYLSSADLLEGDGIVSSKSLDSVWCASADCTPVLIADQGSGRVMAIHSGWRGTSTAIVPKAIALLQSQGSKLGDLLFALGPAIHGKVYQVNKEVAVEVLKTIFPSDTPSELIIEKALQIENQPILPDEEENKVRLNVTQVINLQIQQQGINLNKIAIAPYCTYQTPEDFFSYRRTKEKNIQWSGIVSQ, encoded by the coding sequence ATGACTAATTCTTCTATGTGGCAATGGCGAGAGACGGAAAAAGGTAGATTTTTAACCTGTGATTTGCTGAGGAATTGGCAACACGGGTTTTTTACTTGTCATTTTCAGGGGGATTCCCCAAATATTCTTGTTAGTTATTTAAACCCAAATGCTTCTGTTTATCGTCTTAAGCAAATTCATAGCGATATTCTCTTTTCTACTGCAACATTAGATAGCCACTATTTATCTAGTGCTGATTTATTGGAAGGGGATGGTATTGTCTCTAGTAAGTCTTTGGATTCAGTTTGGTGTGCTAGTGCTGATTGTACACCTGTTCTTATTGCTGATCAAGGTAGTGGTAGGGTGATGGCGATTCATTCGGGATGGCGTGGCACTTCTACTGCAATTGTACCAAAGGCGATCGCACTTTTACAATCTCAAGGGTCGAAATTAGGAGATTTACTGTTTGCTTTAGGTCCTGCTATTCATGGTAAGGTATATCAAGTCAATAAGGAAGTTGCTGTTGAGGTTTTAAAAACTATTTTCCCTTCAGATACTCCCTCAGAATTAATCATTGAAAAAGCCTTACAAATAGAAAATCAGCCGATTTTACCTGATGAGGAAGAAAATAAAGTTAGATTAAATGTTACTCAGGTGATTAATTTACAAATTCAACAACAAGGTATAAACTTAAATAAAATTGCGATCGCGCCCTATTGTACTTATCAAACCCCAGAAGATTTCTTTTCCTATCGTCGCACTAAAGAGAAAAATATTCAATGGAGTGGTATTGTTTCTCAGTAA
- a CDS encoding phosphatase PAP2 family protein: MTTFVVTGRLKELDEYLLQTIHENLPNWFIYIARASYFLGEAEVAVFFVLFTLGVLVWKKYWEEAQVMAFSCLFILILIDKIFKPLFAIPRPLDRLVENAFGNSYPSGHAAGNLLLYFLICYFISQSYPKLKVFLYSLAVFLLILMGISSAYLRVHWVSDIIASYAVGYIMFIFSITILKSSK; this comes from the coding sequence TTGACAACGTTTGTCGTAACAGGAAGGCTGAAAGAATTAGATGAATATTTACTTCAAACCATTCACGAAAACTTACCAAATTGGTTTATTTATATTGCTAGAGCATCTTATTTTCTCGGAGAAGCGGAAGTAGCCGTATTTTTTGTTTTATTTACTTTAGGTGTTTTAGTCTGGAAAAAATACTGGGAAGAAGCTCAAGTAATGGCTTTTTCTTGTCTCTTTATTTTAATTTTAATTGATAAAATTTTTAAACCTTTATTTGCAATTCCTCGACCATTAGATCGTTTAGTTGAAAATGCTTTTGGTAATAGCTATCCTAGCGGTCATGCGGCAGGAAATTTACTGTTATACTTTTTAATTTGTTATTTTATTTCTCAATCCTACCCTAAATTAAAAGTATTTTTATACAGTCTAGCAGTATTTTTATTAATTCTAATGGGGATAAGTAGTGCTTATTTAAGAGTTCATTGGGTTAGTGACATTATTGCTTCTTATGCAGTTGGTTACATTATGTTTATTTTTTCAATTACTATCTTAAAAAGTTCTAAATAA
- the argS gene encoding arginine--tRNA ligase — protein MIEKLRNIFTTALVNAFGEEFANIDPLVVPASNPKFGDYQCNIALPLAKSLQQKPRAIAENIVNHAQTQDFCLPLEIAGPGFINITIKPEYVAEKIKLNQKDERLGVEKVSEKQKVIVDFSSPNIAKEMHVGHLRSTIIGDSIARLLEFRGHDVLRLNHVGDWGTQFGMLIAYLRLEKPEVLTTANAVDIGDLVTLYKQAKIKFDNDTEFQETARQEVVKLQSKDSESIKAWQLLCEQSRKEFEIIYRLLDIKLTERGESFYNPFLPDVIKDLETANILTEDQGAKCVFLDGFVNKEGNPLPLIVQKSDGGYNYATTDLAAIKYRIKEDEAERIIYVTDAGQANHFAQVFQVAKKANFVPDNVELVHVPFGLVLAEDGKKIKTRSGETIKLKDLLKEAVNRAKQDLENRLTTEGRNEEDDFINEVSQVVGLSAVKYADLSQNRTTDYRFSYDKMLALQGNTAPYLLYAYVRVQGISRKGNIDLDKLESNQDILLTEETELVLAKHLLQLDYIIKEVEKDLLPNRLCLYLFELSQKFNQFYDQCPILQAEEKVKLSRLILADLTAKTIKLGLSLLGISVLERM, from the coding sequence ATGATAGAGAAATTAAGAAATATTTTTACTACCGCTTTAGTTAATGCGTTTGGAGAAGAATTTGCTAATATTGACCCATTAGTTGTACCGGCTAGTAATCCTAAATTTGGTGATTATCAATGCAATATTGCCCTACCTTTAGCTAAAAGTTTACAACAAAAACCAAGGGCGATCGCAGAAAATATTGTTAATCATGCCCAAACTCAAGATTTTTGCTTACCCTTAGAAATTGCAGGACCCGGTTTTATTAATATTACTATTAAGCCAGAATATGTTGCAGAAAAAATAAAATTAAACCAAAAAGATGAGAGACTAGGAGTAGAAAAGGTAAGTGAAAAACAAAAAGTAATTGTTGATTTTTCTAGTCCAAATATTGCCAAAGAAATGCACGTTGGACATTTAAGATCCACTATTATTGGAGATAGTATAGCTCGTTTATTAGAGTTTAGAGGACATGATGTTTTAAGACTTAATCATGTAGGAGATTGGGGTACACAATTTGGAATGTTGATTGCCTATTTACGCTTAGAAAAACCTGAAGTTTTAACCACAGCTAATGCAGTTGATATAGGTGATTTAGTTACTCTTTATAAACAAGCAAAAATTAAGTTTGATAATGATACAGAATTTCAAGAAACTGCTCGTCAAGAAGTAGTAAAACTGCAAAGTAAAGATTCAGAAAGTATCAAAGCATGGCAGTTATTATGTGAACAATCCCGTAAGGAATTTGAAATTATTTATCGACTATTAGATATTAAATTAACAGAAAGAGGAGAATCTTTTTATAATCCCTTTTTACCCGATGTTATTAAAGATTTAGAGACTGCTAATATCCTAACAGAAGATCAAGGAGCAAAATGTGTTTTTCTCGATGGTTTTGTGAATAAAGAAGGAAATCCTTTACCCCTAATTGTCCAGAAATCTGACGGTGGCTATAACTATGCAACTACTGATTTAGCGGCAATCAAGTATCGTATTAAAGAAGATGAAGCAGAAAGAATAATTTATGTAACAGATGCTGGACAAGCTAATCATTTTGCTCAAGTTTTTCAAGTAGCAAAAAAAGCTAATTTTGTACCTGATAATGTGGAATTAGTCCATGTACCTTTTGGTTTAGTTTTAGCAGAAGACGGTAAAAAAATCAAGACTCGTTCAGGTGAAACTATTAAATTAAAAGACTTATTAAAAGAAGCGGTAAATAGAGCAAAACAAGACTTAGAAAATAGACTAACAACCGAGGGGAGAAATGAAGAAGATGATTTTATTAATGAAGTTAGTCAAGTGGTAGGATTAAGTGCTGTAAAATATGCCGATTTAAGTCAAAATCGCACCACTGATTATCGTTTTAGTTACGATAAAATGTTAGCACTACAAGGCAACACTGCACCTTATCTTTTATATGCTTATGTAAGAGTGCAAGGTATTAGTAGAAAGGGTAATATTGACCTAGATAAATTAGAGTCAAATCAAGATATTCTTCTCACAGAGGAAACAGAATTAGTTTTAGCAAAACATCTTTTACAGTTAGACTATATCATCAAAGAAGTAGAGAAAGATTTGTTACCTAATCGTCTTTGTTTATATTTATTTGAATTAAGTCAAAAATTCAATCAATTTTATGATCAATGTCCTATTTTACAGGCAGAAGAAAAAGTTAAATTGTCTCGTTTAATTTTGGCAGATTTAACAGCAAAAACGATTAAATTAGGTTTATCTTTATTGGGAATTTCTGTTTTAGAAAGAATGTAA
- a CDS encoding DNA topoisomerase (ATP-hydrolyzing) gives MAQQLNLLNQGQIIPTALHTEMERSYLEYAMSVIVGRALPDVRDGLKPVHRRILYAMYELGLSPDRPFRKCARVVGDVLGKYHPHGDQAVYDAMVRLVQDFSSRYPLLAGHGNFGSVDNDPAAAMRYTETRLAPISYESLLEEVNDSTVDFTSNFDNSQQEPVVLPAKLPILLLNGCSGIAVGMATNIPPHNLGEIVDGLIALIDRPDLDDNKLIELIPGPDFPTGGEIINPDGIKEAYLTGKGIVTIRGVATIEQLRIEKKRIREKTAIIVTELPFQVNKAGWIEKVADLVNQGKITDIADIRDESDRTGIRVVIELKKDAQPPQVLHQLYKQTALQSNFGIIMLGLVNNKPCQLSLKEVLNEFLQFREQTLTRQYSYELEEKRERIHLLEGLLKALKNIKKVISILSNSADGTTAKNTLQTDLKISEAQANSILAMPLRRITGLEKQKLEEEYSQLQERINQLQQLLEDRNELLKALKKELRSLKRKFADNRKTKILNLKSIKEEKISKTASKQKKESLPSLPLDFSQKMPEDALIHITAKGKIYWRKPATISDTPIVKKNTDLVIYQQTVNPKAEKLIVFFDSGKAYPLSLADIPAYPTKQTIDRLVSNSATQNDAKPIAYVCLEETKASGLLMLTQGGYLKRISIGELDGLGNRGFQLIKLKQKDSLQFILPVSENSEAAIATNGGRILRLGITEDNVATMGKSAQGNVGIKLRYGERIIGCEKVDNKSNLLLISALGYGKLLPIKSLRKIRLGDLGNQAFKFKSKEDYLTNILLADDTDILVAKTETDNRYLLDISKLSINNQTEKSLIKLTNDEKIELTIKWWGID, from the coding sequence ATGGCACAACAGTTAAATTTATTGAATCAAGGTCAAATTATTCCTACTGCTTTACACACAGAAATGGAGAGATCCTATTTGGAATATGCTATGAGTGTTATTGTAGGGAGAGCGTTACCAGATGTGAGAGATGGTTTAAAACCAGTTCATAGACGTATTCTATATGCTATGTATGAATTAGGACTAAGCCCCGATCGCCCTTTCCGAAAATGTGCTAGAGTAGTGGGGGATGTGTTAGGAAAATATCATCCTCATGGTGATCAAGCGGTGTATGATGCAATGGTGCGCTTGGTGCAAGATTTTTCTAGTCGTTATCCTTTATTAGCAGGCCATGGCAATTTTGGCAGTGTGGACAATGATCCTGCGGCGGCTATGCGTTATACTGAAACTCGTCTTGCCCCTATTTCCTATGAGAGTCTATTAGAAGAAGTTAACGATTCTACTGTTGATTTTACCAGTAACTTTGATAATTCTCAACAAGAGCCTGTTGTCCTTCCTGCTAAGTTACCGATTTTATTGTTGAATGGATGCTCTGGTATTGCTGTGGGTATGGCTACCAATATTCCACCCCATAATTTAGGTGAAATTGTTGATGGTTTAATTGCTTTGATTGACCGCCCCGATTTAGATGATAATAAGCTAATAGAGTTGATACCGGGTCCTGATTTTCCCACAGGAGGAGAAATTATTAACCCAGATGGTATCAAAGAGGCATATTTGACAGGAAAAGGTATTGTAACCATTCGAGGAGTGGCTACCATTGAACAATTAAGAATAGAAAAGAAACGTATTCGGGAAAAAACTGCCATCATTGTCACAGAATTGCCCTTTCAGGTAAATAAGGCAGGGTGGATTGAAAAAGTCGCAGATTTAGTTAATCAAGGAAAAATTACTGATATTGCGGACATCCGAGATGAGAGCGATCGCACTGGTATTAGAGTTGTGATAGAATTGAAAAAAGATGCTCAACCTCCACAAGTATTGCATCAACTTTATAAACAAACTGCATTGCAAAGTAATTTTGGGATAATTATGCTTGGTTTAGTTAACAATAAACCTTGTCAGTTGTCTTTGAAAGAGGTATTAAATGAGTTTTTACAATTCAGAGAGCAGACTTTAACAAGACAATATAGCTATGAATTAGAAGAAAAAAGAGAGAGAATCCATTTATTAGAAGGATTATTAAAAGCATTAAAAAATATCAAAAAAGTCATTTCTATTCTTAGTAATTCTGCTGATGGCACAACGGCAAAAAATACATTGCAAACAGATTTAAAAATTTCTGAGGCACAGGCTAACTCTATTCTGGCTATGCCATTGAGAAGAATTACAGGGTTAGAGAAGCAAAAATTAGAAGAAGAATACAGTCAACTCCAAGAGAGAATTAACCAATTACAACAGTTACTTGAAGACAGAAACGAATTACTAAAAGCCTTAAAAAAAGAATTGCGGAGTTTAAAACGTAAATTTGCAGATAATAGAAAGACAAAAATTTTAAACTTAAAGAGTATTAAAGAAGAAAAAATTTCTAAAACTGCCTCTAAACAGAAAAAAGAATCATTACCTTCCCTCCCCCTCGATTTTTCCCAAAAAATGCCAGAGGATGCTTTAATTCATATTACTGCTAAGGGCAAAATTTATTGGCGTAAACCTGCCACTATTTCTGATACACCCATTGTTAAAAAAAATACTGATTTAGTTATCTATCAACAAACCGTTAACCCCAAAGCAGAAAAATTGATTGTCTTTTTTGATAGCGGTAAGGCTTACCCTCTTTCTCTGGCGGATATTCCTGCTTATCCCACCAAACAAACCATTGATAGACTGGTTTCCAATAGTGCTACCCAAAACGATGCGAAACCCATTGCCTATGTTTGTTTAGAAGAGACAAAAGCTAGTGGTTTACTGATGTTAACTCAAGGAGGTTATCTGAAGCGAATTAGTATCGGTGAATTAGATGGTTTAGGTAATAGAGGCTTTCAACTGATTAAATTAAAACAGAAAGATTCCCTCCAGTTTATCTTACCAGTAAGCGAAAACTCAGAAGCTGCGATCGCAACTAATGGAGGAAGAATTTTAAGACTAGGAATAACAGAAGATAATGTTGCCACTATGGGTAAAAGTGCGCAAGGAAATGTCGGTATTAAATTAAGATATGGGGAAAGAATCATTGGCTGTGAAAAAGTTGATAATAAAAGTAATTTATTATTAATTTCTGCGTTGGGATACGGTAAATTATTACCCATTAAAAGTTTACGCAAAATTCGTTTAGGAGATTTGGGAAATCAGGCATTTAAGTTTAAGAGTAAAGAAGATTATTTAACTAATATTCTCTTAGCAGATGACACTGATATTCTTGTGGCAAAAACTGAAACTGATAACCGTTATTTATTAGATATAAGTAAACTTTCCATTAACAATCAGACGGAAAAATCTTTAATCAAATTAACCAATGATGAAAAAATAGAATTAACCATTAAATGGTGGGGAATTGACTAA